caatgtaaCATCTGTCATTAAAGTGAATATGGTCCCCTTTTTCCTTTTGATTTTGCAGGAAAGGATCTGTGAGAGGTGGAAGCAAGTGGTTCCATGGAGGAGTGGAAAGCTGAAGAAGTATGGGTGTGGGTGGCTCTAGCCTCTAGGAATGTTCATTGGTACCGCCACAGTCAGGTCAAAATCATGTATGCATGATGCTACTATCATACTATGTACTATGTTCCCCCTTTTGTCTTTCTTTATCTTTACGAAATCAGTATCACAGATGGcattcagaatcagaacctgttgcTTCTGCTGCTACTCAACTGTAAAAGCTTGCATTGGTAGCTGCTCTAACCtaatgttttattaaaattataatgacTTAATTACATTTTTAGTCTCTATATTTCGACAAATGAGCAATTCTGGTTCTTATACTTTCAATTGCGCTAATCAAATCCTTGtacttttaaaattaatcaaatttGGTTTAACGGTCCTTATATCAGTTTAAAAAATTGTTGCCAACCTAGTAAACTTGCTAGTATCCCACCACCATCAGACACCCTTTACCACCACCACTGCAGGATAACCTCCATCACTCTCCAGCCACTTCTGCTGCATGATACCCTCTACCACCACCTAAGGCCCAACGCCACAACCAATGCCACAAGATGATATCCTTCATTGTCCGCCATGGATAGTCTAGAGGCAACAATAACTTTGGTGAATGGTGCTTTGTAGCGTTGGCGACGTAGCGTGTTTGTGGTGGAAGATTGAGGCAATGGCGACAATGGAGGGTGTGGGTAGTGGGAGTAGCGAGTGGGTGTGGGTGTAAAGTGGTGGCAGACAATGATGAGGAGTGTCAAGTGGAGGTGTGGTAGTGAAGGGTGGAGGATGTCATAGGGCAATGGGCCAATGGCGATGGCGTCGATGATATAAGGTGTTGGTGGTGCCGTGGTGGAAGATTTTAGGCGATGGTGACAATAGAGAGTGGGCGTGGGGGGAGCTACGATTGAGGGTGGGTGTCAGGAGAACGGCGGCGGGGGAGCTGTCAAGTGATCATATGTATACCCATTTTCCCTCtcaaaaccattttaaaatTGGGCTTGGTTGGTGCAAATTCAGCCCCAAAGATGCTAAAAATCAACTTCCCctcctcatcttcttcaaaaTTTCCTTAAGTTTTCTCTAGATACCTCCCATAAAGATAATCTTAACAGAAGCTGAGAAGTTGGCAGAGAAATAAGACTAGAAGGGTTAAatacgagtaatgatatatacacacttccttatttatacactttatttccacctatttttatttatatctctctcctcttatcatctatcacatcttatactttctctcttactttttcttttcttcctatctctctcctcctccacctctttccacctcaatttAGAGGTGTGGACAAATAATTATTGGTTAAATACTAATCTTAGTTAAGAAACTCCCATATGCTAACAACTCAATATTCCAAATGGGACCACAACTAGCATAATCACAGAGGTACAAAGCACAATATACATCAAGGACCAACAAATTTACAAACTGCCTACATAGTTCATCCCTGAGAAAATAAATTGGGCTTCTTTCTCTATTAACCATTGTCCCTTGTTTACCAATCTTCATGAAAAAGCAGTGTGCTGACTGTGCTCTACACCCTACAAAACTACAAACGAGGAAACATCCAACCAACAGTCCATCCTAAGAGTAAGCCAGCCCCAACAAGACTCAATCCTAAAGCAAATGCAACAGCATATGTTCTTCTATCACTttttagcttgcctagcatttCTTTTTTGGCATTTACAAGTAGCTTCTTTCTCTTCTGTAGTTTCCTACCTTCAAATAATATCCATGGAAGTGTCTCTGGGAATTTTGTAGAGACTTGCTGATCCTTATTCTTAATTTGAGAAGTGTTATCAGTTTCTAGCTGCAGCAGACGAAACCATTGTTCATATGCAAGAAGTTGTGAAGCCTGCATTAAAAACTGTGTAAAAATGTGCTCTTTCTCAGCATAAGCTTGTTTTGCTACCTCCTCTGCTGCCCTTGCACGTGTTTGAGAATGACACAGTGCTTCCATAAGTTGAGCTATGCTTTGGTCTCCCTCAAAAGCTTGTTCTGTGACATCCTCATGGATGGTACTGGTATAACTGCAATGAAATTGCAAGAAGCAAATCAAATTGGGAACAAATACCAACTCACAAAATTTATATTGTGGGTGTTTGGATCAGCGTTTGTCATAAtgattttggtaaaattgaTTACAGTAAATgtgaagtgatttatgtttggatacatttattaaaaagtgatttttgttCGTAATGTTGAGAAATTCAGTTGTAAAACCTCACAGTTGATTATGTTTAATGTAGAAGCCACTCTCTCTAGTGTctaccagaattgattttgggtaTGAAACCAAATCTCCAAAATGACTCTCAAACATCAATTTTTCATCCTGAATTGATTTACTctaccagaattgattctaggtTTCTCTGGGAAACCCACTAAACAAATTCTATTCATTCAACCAGCAAAAATAAAACTATAGCATTCATGAtcctaaatagaaaaaaaagtaatgaaCCAACCCTTGAATACACCATTTCCCAATTTGTTACTTGTTTGATTATAAATATTCTTTTTTTCATAACATGATTATAAATATTCTGATAGTGATTTACAGCCACTTAATTATTAAGATGCTAGTGAAACCAAGTGAACCAACAAATACTTTGAGGAAAGTACCTTGGAGATTTGTCACAAGCAAAATGTGAATGTCTTAGATTTCCTTGCATAAATCCTGAATCCAAACTTCCCTGTGCCTGATCAGTTAAATTGGAGAAGACACTAGATTTGGCTTCCCAATCAAAACCTATTGTGTTAATTTTCTCATCACTGATATAAGCATTTGATTGTCCTCCTAGGTAGTTCTTCCGAGGAGGAGGAAGGTCACAATTCTCAATATTGTTGAGTGATTTCTGTGACACAAAGCTAGCTAATTCATTTCTATCTGTAGTTTGCCACCATGGATGGGGTTTCTCACCTTCAATCCAAGAATAATCTGAAATCAATGAGAAATCTAATGTTTGGTTGGAGCATCCAACAGAATCAATCTCCATCATCTCATCTTGCATTCCTTTCATACAAGTTTTCTGCTTAATACCCTCCTGGAAGTTTTCTCCTTTACATGTTTCATTTTCTTCACCAACTTCCAAATTTTCAACCTTTTCCTCCAAAGCTTTTAACTTCTCATTTGCTAAGCCTTTTTCAAACCCACAGTTAGGATGCAAATTCAACCACCATCTTGAGTCAAGAATTCTATTGGAAAATGAAGATTTTTGGTTAACATGAGTGTCATTAACACAAGCCTGATCAGGTTCATCTGCTGCACTGGCAGATCCAGCATCAACCAATTTTGATGTTGCACATGAAGATTGGCAACAGGCAAACTTAGGAGCTCGTTTGGCGTCTTCTTGGACAACGCAATGATCTGCAGTTTTCTGCCTTGCAGCCCTCACTTCTGCTGCTGCCATAACTTGCCTTGCCTATTCTTTTTTCATAAATTCTGTGGAAAACAATAATGTTAGTAGTTCAACATCTGAATTAAACATGGGGGTTTATGCATTGTGTTTGAAAACTATAAACCATAAGTCTCCCTAAGGAGATATACTGAATGTTTGGGAACTCGATAGAAAACCACGATGAAGCCAAAATTCACCGTggaaacagaagcaacttctcTTAACATTTATTTCTATCTACCATGATTTTGCCTTTACTGACTTTCTACATAATTTCCAAACAACATGTAAATAACATAACTAAGTGACAATTAAGGCACTTGGGACAAAAAATAGAACATAAATATGAAACATTGAGATGAAGAAGATTGATACAGGCAGCAACCATTAAGACCAGCTTCAAGGGCTAGTCATCAATcagaaaaaaagatgaaaaaggCCCTTTCATAAGACAATGCACACATTGTAAAGGGGAAAAAAGTTATCATTTTATCACAAAAAAATGGTAAGAGTTTTGTATTTTCTTCACATAATAGATCTTTCATGAATTCAGAGCAGGCAGGGGACATAGAACAGAGAAGATGAAAAATCTCTAGAAGGGTAGTACCGTAGTAGTGTACTCCAAGCCTCAGTACTACAAATGAGGTTTGGAGTTGAAAATTTATCTAAAGAAATGAGAATGGTAAAAATCATAACCACCTATGTACATTACAAACATTTAAAATCAACCAGCACccagatgaaagaaaacacaTAAGAAACACAAAAATGAAAGAAGCAGAAGCATAGCATTAACATACATAACGGGTATTCCAAGCAAGTGAAACATGCATCGATGACTCACCAGAAAAAAACTGAAGCATTGGAATGAAAGATGATAAGAAAAGTAGGAAGTGGAAAACAGAATACAGCAGAGTGAGAGAACAGAGAAGGATTGATACAAAGTGGGCCAGAGATGAGAGAGGATGATAATGAGATTGAATTcaaaaagaacaagaacaagaagaagaggaCGTGGCTTCTGTTGTTTTCTACGATGGATGTCGGTTTCTGCTTTCTACAAACAAGCATAGGCGGTTGCAGTGACAAACCAAGTGGTACTACTGCATGGACGGGTATTATGTATCAAAAACTGTCAAAACCATTGATAGGGTAGAAATAGAATGAATTCAAATGAATATAATCCTCCTCACGTGAATTCCCAGATCATATTTTTTACTTACTTTTCCTCAAAATCCTGCTTCAATACAAATCAGTTATATTATGAGTCCCAAAGAACAAAGACTGAATACAAGACTAAATAcgttttcatttcatttttattatcatttattaaaaagttttacatatAAAAGGAAGCATCATTCTATTTACTGATTCTGATTCCATTTTAAGGATGCATTCTATAGAATGATTGAATTTAACTGATGagctaaacattttttttttgaaatgatgaGCTAAACAAACATTTATCttctaaatataaatttataattctaAATATTTTATGATAAGTTAGATtttagatatatatatttttacatTATTTCAAACCTTGAAAATTCAAGTTCAATTCACCTCGTCTAATTTATTTCCACGGCCACTAAAGAGAGAATAGGGAAAACATATCATGTGAAAGTTTTCATGACTAAAGtaattgttagaagtcccacattggctagagataaggtctttataagggttgtgcaaacctcaactcttgagctagcttttgtggttgagtataggccttccaatttctaatatggtatcagagtctatcctagttgttgttcccacgttccagtctgttcaatcctggacgtgagggggtgtgttagaagtcccacattggctagagataaggtcaatcaagtgtttataagggttgtgcaaacctcaactcttgagctagcttttgtggttgagtataggccttcCAATTTCTAATAGTAATCAttactatttttctttttgggtgTTTTGGTGGTTAAGGTAATCAACTAATCATTACTAGTATACAATCATAGTAATGAATAAGTAGAATTGATTAAACTTAAGCCATAATTGTCTACATTTAAAATTGTGCTGTTAAGAATAAGACATTTCATCTTTAAAGTATCTGTATGTGAGGTGAGGCGCATTTCAATCATAGCCTTATAAGTATACTTTGATGGTGGGTCAACTTCTAAAGTTCCTAATCAACTATGTGCTTGCCCATAGTTTTTTATGGTTGTTGAAAACTTGAAATCACAAATTACAAATGGGTTGATTGGAAATTGTGCATGTAATTAGGTTATGGAGCATAATTGTGGTTCACGTTTCAAAATTTGGTTGGTAAGAAAATAAgaacattagtttttttttgaaagtgaacaTTAGTTTTAGATTGGtgaatgatttatttattttttttggtaaaagtTGGTGGatgaatctttttttttttggttacataaaAGTTGGTGGATGAATCTAACAATAGGCTACTTATTTTGAAGTAAATTCTTCTTTGAAATaggttttcctttttcttttttggcaCAATCTATTTTGAGTTTTtagaataaaaattaattaacaaatctaAAACAATAGTCCTTGTCaataaacttttcaattttttggaaAAGCTTCATAATAGTGGTTAATATATAACTTTATCTTGCAAGCTCTTGCAGCTGATTTTCAATCATCAACGGATTATATTGAAGTAAGTCTTTTGTTAATTCTCTTTTTGAATACCTTTTTGCTTGTGATTGCAATCATACTCAAGAGGAAAAGGATACAAAGAGTATTGTAAGAGTTGAATCtgaaaatgcctttagcaaaagAATACTTGTAAGGGACAAGTTGTTGGTCAAAATACTTGTTTGTCGAGTGAATCAAGAAAAAACTTAGTGTGATTATCTTTCTCTTTGCTTGTCATGTGTATCTTGAACTAAAAAAGAGGATAAGATTGTAAAACTGACACGTCTTAATAAAAGTGTCGCTTATCATTCAGGGTATTTTTGGGATAGTAAAAATCAGGGAATGGTGTGCTAAGGTATGTGGGTGGTAGTAATAGGACTGCCCTTAT
This portion of the Lotus japonicus ecotype B-129 chromosome 3, LjGifu_v1.2 genome encodes:
- the LOC130746286 gene encoding uncharacterized protein LOC130746286 — translated: MAAAEVRAARQKTADHCVVQEDAKRAPKFACCQSSCATSKLVDAGSASAADEPDQACVNDTHVNQKSSFSNRILDSRWWLNLHPNCGFEKGLANEKLKALEEKVENLEVGEENETCKGENFQEGIKQKTCMKGMQDEMMEIDSVGCSNQTLDFSLISDYSWIEGEKPHPWWQTTDRNELASFVSQKSLNNIENCDLPPPRKNYLGGQSNAYISDEKINTIGFDWEAKSSVFSNLTDQAQGSLDSGFMQGNLRHSHFACDKSPSYTSTIHEDVTEQAFEGDQSIAQLMEALCHSQTRARAAEEVAKQAYAEKEHIFTQFLMQASQLLAYEQWFRLLQLETDNTSQIKNKDQQVSTKFPETLPWILFEGRKLQKRKKLLVNAKKEMLGKLKSDRRTYAVAFALGLSLVGAGLLLGWTVGWMFPRL